From Haloarcula sp. CBA1127, a single genomic window includes:
- a CDS encoding Xaa-Pro peptidase family protein — protein MEPDLSALDAYLDDAGVDGYLLDADSEVSDQYYLSGFDAPDPFITLYDGDTHLLFPRSLEFGRAKRESRAETVERYVDFDHQSKVEEYGPDEAVSHVLADFLAAYDVDSVAVPPRFPLRTADSLRERGVDVSADTDGIVTEIRATKTETEVDHVRTAQRANEAAMEAAESLLEASDIAEDDTLEVDGETLTSERVKEEIEVTLLRHGCSLDETIVACGADAADPHDSGSGPLVAHEPVIIDIFPQDKATKYHADMTRTFVKGEPSETVREWYDLTERAMEAAFDALEPGATGADVHDAVCDVYEDAGEPTLRDDDRTETGFIHSTGHGVGLDVHELPRLAPNGSELEPGHIVTIEPGLYDPDVGGVRIEDIAVVTADGYENLTEYEIQLIV, from the coding sequence ATGGAACCTGATCTCTCAGCACTGGACGCATATCTCGATGACGCCGGCGTCGACGGCTACCTCCTCGATGCGGATTCTGAGGTGTCAGACCAGTACTACCTCTCCGGTTTCGACGCGCCGGACCCGTTCATCACGCTGTACGACGGTGACACACATCTGCTCTTCCCGCGGAGTCTGGAATTCGGCCGAGCCAAGCGCGAGTCGCGGGCCGAGACCGTCGAACGCTACGTCGATTTCGACCACCAGAGCAAAGTCGAGGAGTACGGCCCTGACGAGGCCGTTTCACACGTTCTCGCGGACTTCCTCGCGGCCTATGACGTAGACAGCGTGGCCGTCCCGCCGCGGTTCCCGCTCCGGACCGCAGACAGCCTGCGCGAACGTGGTGTCGACGTGTCGGCAGACACCGACGGTATCGTCACGGAGATCCGGGCAACCAAGACTGAGACAGAAGTCGACCACGTCCGGACGGCACAGCGGGCCAACGAAGCGGCGATGGAGGCCGCTGAATCGCTGCTCGAAGCGTCGGATATCGCCGAAGACGACACGCTCGAAGTCGACGGCGAGACGCTGACGAGCGAGCGGGTGAAAGAGGAGATCGAGGTGACGCTGCTCCGGCACGGCTGCTCGCTGGACGAGACCATCGTCGCCTGTGGCGCGGACGCTGCGGACCCTCACGACTCTGGGAGCGGGCCGCTCGTCGCTCACGAGCCGGTTATCATCGACATCTTCCCGCAGGACAAGGCGACGAAGTACCACGCCGACATGACGCGGACGTTCGTGAAAGGCGAACCAAGCGAGACGGTGCGTGAGTGGTACGACCTCACTGAGCGTGCGATGGAAGCCGCGTTCGACGCGCTGGAACCCGGCGCGACCGGCGCGGACGTACACGACGCGGTCTGTGACGTGTACGAGGATGCCGGCGAACCGACGCTGCGTGACGACGACCGAACGGAGACGGGATTCATCCACAGCACAGGCCACGGCGTCGGGCTGGACGTCCACGAGCTTCCACGGCTGGCACCGAACGGCAGCGAACTCGAACCGGGGCACATCGTCACTATCGAGCCCGGCCTCTACGACCCCGATGTTGGCGGGGTCCGAATCGAGGACATCGCCGTCGTCACTGCCGACGGCTACGAAAACCTGACCGAGTACGAGATCCAGCTAATCGTCTGA
- a CDS encoding ribbon-helix-helix domain-containing protein, whose amino-acid sequence MADYTTVSIPKDLAERVEETIEGTSFSSTSDLVRFLLRSIVVEHQREGELTEAQFQDITDQLRDLGYLE is encoded by the coding sequence ATGGCTGATTACACCACAGTATCGATTCCGAAGGACCTCGCGGAGCGCGTCGAAGAGACCATCGAAGGGACGAGTTTCTCCAGTACGTCCGACCTCGTCCGGTTCCTGCTCCGGAGTATCGTCGTTGAACACCAGCGGGAAGGAGAACTGACCGAAGCGCAGTTTCAGGATATCACCGACCAGCTGCGGGACCTGGGCTATCTGGAGTAG
- a CDS encoding rubrerythrin-like domain-containing protein — translation MKLLPRLSGLFDTDSGDSTRMRYECTLCGTRTEDAKAACPSCGGQMERL, via the coding sequence ATGAAACTGCTACCCAGACTTTCGGGACTATTCGACACGGACAGCGGCGATTCGACTCGCATGCGCTATGAGTGTACGCTCTGTGGGACCCGGACCGAGGACGCCAAAGCGGCCTGTCCGTCCTGTGGCGGCCAGATGGAACGGCTCTAA